In the genome of Montipora foliosa isolate CH-2021 chromosome 3, ASM3666993v2, whole genome shotgun sequence, one region contains:
- the LOC137997380 gene encoding uncharacterized protein isoform X2, with protein sequence MATREEDLRLTKNLKSFKDVSKLGKVKLKQICKNLGVDMEKSFGKKALVNVVCNSLGISTSSTASRTDSKSILVDEMQDISSSKIPSMMELQKLKEWKKSLLSIPQLMDEALVKEFLLGVGYSQTDVRKYKTLRAWQHKQGIHSVKVCSLPRYPTMWALRGCCNPSFSTDPEETKIVYIVLEKDTSKPVYAYCSCTVGLRGDCSHAGALLFVLCDIVSQGKTTLPADPACTELPCSWSNPKGTSVDPIRIEQIHFYKSRFGEQPPAKKFRATPTVSEQFFGVSRNDIMSAPCQKTPEENTTLLPVISPAEQCKSSKESRVPLVPVTLLCENGTFDEGNRFQAPITYPVQIPSIPPLSDSAFEFYNNNVKVSIQHCWEIEKETRPQSSSELWFKQRKLRLTASNFGNIIKRKKADVSKLVNRLSTTCDSLSHLKAIRFGKENEDVASQLYMQYQNSHGSPGTKIFHCGLVINPHFPWLGASPDRLVYDPNARPSTGVLEVKCIESAQGMTPFEAFKSKQTPKEGKKKSFCLKMKDGHLQLNENHNYFYQVQGQEGVSGIKWFDFALLTDPRLGLNGLFVQRIHFEKNKWESEWLPKLTDFYFNHLLPVIIKDNSSL encoded by the exons ATGGCGACAAGAGAGGAGGATTTGCGTCTTACCAAAAACTTAAAATCGTTCAAAGATGTGTCAAAATTAGGGAAGGTGAAGCTGAAACAGATTTGTAAGAACTTAGGTGTTGACATGGAGAaaagttttggaaaaaaagctcTTGTCAATGTTGTTTGCAATTCGCTGGGTATCTCAACATCGAGCACTGCATCAAGGACGGACTCGAAATCGATTCTTGTTGACGAGATGCAGGATATCTCCTCTTCCAAGATACCTTCGATGATGGAGCTCCAGAAGCTAAAAGAATGGAAGAAAAGCTTGCTATCTATCCCGCAGCTAATGGATGAAGCTCTTGTTAAGGAATTTTTGCTTGGGGTTGGTTACAGCCAAACTGATGTGAGAAAGTACAAGACCCTTCGAGCTTGGCAGCACAAACAGGGAATTCACTCAGTTAA GGTTTGTTCTTTGCCAAGATATCCTACCATGTGGGCCTTAAGGGGATGCTGCAATCCATCGTTTTCCACTGACCCAGAGGAAACAAAGATTGTGTATATAGTGCTTGAGAAAGATACCAGCAAGCCTGTTTATGCTTACTGTTCTTGCACTGTCGG ATTACGAGGTGACTGCAGCCATGCTGGTGCTCTGTTATTTGTACTTTGTGACATTGTTTCTCAAGGTAAAACCACCTTGCCAGCAGATCCAGCCTGCACAGAACTACCTTGTAGCTGGTCAAATCCTAAAG GTACCTCTGTTGATCCAATAAGGATTGAACAAATAcatttttataaatcaagaTTTGGTGAGCAGCCTCCAGCAAAGAAATTCAGAGCAACCCCGACAGTCTCAGAACAATTTTTTGGAGTTTCACGAAATGAT ATCATGTCAGCTCCATGTCAGAAAACACCCGAGGAGAACACAACTCTATTGCCTGTGATTTCTCCAGCTGAACAGTGTAAATCTTCCAAAGAAAGTCGTGTTCCCCTGGTTCCTGTTACATTATTATGTGAAAACGGCACATTTGATGAAGGAAATAGGTTTCAAGCCCCGATTACCTATCCAGTTCAAATTCCTTCAATACCTCCCCTGAGTGACAGTGCTTTTGAGTTCTACAATAACAATGTCAAGGTTTCAATTCAGCATTGCtgggaaatcgaaaaagaaactCGGCCTCAATCTTCTAGTGAGCTTtggtttaaacaaagaaaactcagATTGACAGCTTCTAATTTTGGAAACATAATTAAACGTAAAAAGGCAGATGTGTCAAAACTTGTAAACCGCTTATCTACCACTTGTGATTCTTTGTCTCACTTGAAGGCTATTAGATTtggcaaagaaaatgaagatGTGGCTTCTCAGCTCTACATGCAATATCAAAATTCACATGGTTCTCCTGGAACTAAGATTTTTCACTGCGGCCTTGTAATTAATCCACACTTTCCATGGTTGGGAGCTTCTCCAGACAGGCTAGTTTATGATCCCAATGCTAGGCCATCAACTGGTGTTTTGGAAGTGAAATGCATTGAATCTGCGCAGGGGATGACACCATTTGAAGCATTTAAAAGTAAGCAAACTCCAAAAGAAGGCAAAAAGAAATCTTTCTGCCTGAAAATGAAAGATGGCCATCTGCAGCTGAATGAAAATCACAATTACTTTTACCAGGTCCAGGGTCAAGAAGGAGTATCAGGAATAAAATGGtttgattttgctttgttgaCAGATCCTCGCCTTGGCTTAAATGGATTGTTTGTACAAAGAATTcactttgaaaaaaacaaatgggAGTCTGAGTGGCTGCCAAAGCTTACAGATTTTTATTTCAACCACCTCCTGCCTGTTATTATCAAAGATAATTCTTCCTTGTAG
- the LOC137997380 gene encoding uncharacterized protein isoform X1, with translation MATREEDLRLTKNLKSFKDVSKLGKVKLKQICKNLGVDMEKSFGKKALVNVVCNSLGISTSSTASRTDSKSILVDEMQDISSSKIPSMMELQKLKEWKKSLLSIPQLMDEALVKEFLLGVGYSQTDVRKYKTLRAWQHKQGIHSVKVCSLPRYPTMWALRGCCNPSFSTDPEETKIVYIVLEKDTSKPVYAYCSCTVGLRGDCSHAGALLFVLCDIVSQGKTTLPADPACTELPCSWSNPKGTSVDPIRIEQIHFYKSRFGEQPPAKKFRATPTVSEQFFGVSRNDVSEETVKQLKQNLKMAILAANNDKSMPPVYYLLKRKFMESECTFAETHELPKELDEDDPRMLPSYATDVEATPSVKISSDNVSLPQIMSAPCQKTPEENTTLLPVISPAEQCKSSKESRVPLVPVTLLCENGTFDEGNRFQAPITYPVQIPSIPPLSDSAFEFYNNNVKVSIQHCWEIEKETRPQSSSELWFKQRKLRLTASNFGNIIKRKKADVSKLVNRLSTTCDSLSHLKAIRFGKENEDVASQLYMQYQNSHGSPGTKIFHCGLVINPHFPWLGASPDRLVYDPNARPSTGVLEVKCIESAQGMTPFEAFKSKQTPKEGKKKSFCLKMKDGHLQLNENHNYFYQVQGQEGVSGIKWFDFALLTDPRLGLNGLFVQRIHFEKNKWESEWLPKLTDFYFNHLLPVIIKDNSSL, from the exons ATGGCGACAAGAGAGGAGGATTTGCGTCTTACCAAAAACTTAAAATCGTTCAAAGATGTGTCAAAATTAGGGAAGGTGAAGCTGAAACAGATTTGTAAGAACTTAGGTGTTGACATGGAGAaaagttttggaaaaaaagctcTTGTCAATGTTGTTTGCAATTCGCTGGGTATCTCAACATCGAGCACTGCATCAAGGACGGACTCGAAATCGATTCTTGTTGACGAGATGCAGGATATCTCCTCTTCCAAGATACCTTCGATGATGGAGCTCCAGAAGCTAAAAGAATGGAAGAAAAGCTTGCTATCTATCCCGCAGCTAATGGATGAAGCTCTTGTTAAGGAATTTTTGCTTGGGGTTGGTTACAGCCAAACTGATGTGAGAAAGTACAAGACCCTTCGAGCTTGGCAGCACAAACAGGGAATTCACTCAGTTAA GGTTTGTTCTTTGCCAAGATATCCTACCATGTGGGCCTTAAGGGGATGCTGCAATCCATCGTTTTCCACTGACCCAGAGGAAACAAAGATTGTGTATATAGTGCTTGAGAAAGATACCAGCAAGCCTGTTTATGCTTACTGTTCTTGCACTGTCGG ATTACGAGGTGACTGCAGCCATGCTGGTGCTCTGTTATTTGTACTTTGTGACATTGTTTCTCAAGGTAAAACCACCTTGCCAGCAGATCCAGCCTGCACAGAACTACCTTGTAGCTGGTCAAATCCTAAAG GTACCTCTGTTGATCCAATAAGGATTGAACAAATAcatttttataaatcaagaTTTGGTGAGCAGCCTCCAGCAAAGAAATTCAGAGCAACCCCGACAGTCTCAGAACAATTTTTTGGAGTTTCACGAAATGATGTAAGTGAAGAGACtgttaaacaattgaaacagaACTTAAAAATGGCCATACTTGCTGCCAACAATGACAAGTCCATGCCACCTGTTTATTATCTACTAAAGCGCAAGTTCATGGAATCTGAATGCACATTTGCTGAAACCCATGAGCTACCAAAAGAGCTGGATGAGGATGATCCCAGAATGCTACCCAGTTATGCTACTGATGTTGAAGCCACTCCTTCTGTGAAAATATCCTCTGACAATGTTTCTCTCCCACAGATCATGTCAGCTCCATGTCAGAAAACACCCGAGGAGAACACAACTCTATTGCCTGTGATTTCTCCAGCTGAACAGTGTAAATCTTCCAAAGAAAGTCGTGTTCCCCTGGTTCCTGTTACATTATTATGTGAAAACGGCACATTTGATGAAGGAAATAGGTTTCAAGCCCCGATTACCTATCCAGTTCAAATTCCTTCAATACCTCCCCTGAGTGACAGTGCTTTTGAGTTCTACAATAACAATGTCAAGGTTTCAATTCAGCATTGCtgggaaatcgaaaaagaaactCGGCCTCAATCTTCTAGTGAGCTTtggtttaaacaaagaaaactcagATTGACAGCTTCTAATTTTGGAAACATAATTAAACGTAAAAAGGCAGATGTGTCAAAACTTGTAAACCGCTTATCTACCACTTGTGATTCTTTGTCTCACTTGAAGGCTATTAGATTtggcaaagaaaatgaagatGTGGCTTCTCAGCTCTACATGCAATATCAAAATTCACATGGTTCTCCTGGAACTAAGATTTTTCACTGCGGCCTTGTAATTAATCCACACTTTCCATGGTTGGGAGCTTCTCCAGACAGGCTAGTTTATGATCCCAATGCTAGGCCATCAACTGGTGTTTTGGAAGTGAAATGCATTGAATCTGCGCAGGGGATGACACCATTTGAAGCATTTAAAAGTAAGCAAACTCCAAAAGAAGGCAAAAAGAAATCTTTCTGCCTGAAAATGAAAGATGGCCATCTGCAGCTGAATGAAAATCACAATTACTTTTACCAGGTCCAGGGTCAAGAAGGAGTATCAGGAATAAAATGGtttgattttgctttgttgaCAGATCCTCGCCTTGGCTTAAATGGATTGTTTGTACAAAGAATTcactttgaaaaaaacaaatgggAGTCTGAGTGGCTGCCAAAGCTTACAGATTTTTATTTCAACCACCTCCTGCCTGTTATTATCAAAGATAATTCTTCCTTGTAG
- the LOC137994789 gene encoding uncharacterized protein → MPHYCCAGECYNSSNQKGLSWHKLPVNRPTLLSVWITKMRRDPRYLNVNEHTKICGEHFVIGDYVNPYSVKKRLKDVAVPSIFAWNKGKNQSEKRRSVTEKLEAIRTEEDEATNTASEGEGDPVTSSSGKDLGLVSRKTQTYEDDMCSSSDDHWRIPCSHKFSIGHLLSKCTTPKEEEKLFTHFTGFNSHETMFDGDCDDPGDFNDEEQNDICLTRPTAHKLPVEDEYLLVLMKLRMGLSVVDLGERFNIAESTVNNIFLTWINYLYVTLGSIKMWPHRDIILQNAPAEFLEKYPNNIVIIDATELKIEVRSALQKHSESYSTYKSHTTLKCLLGVDPKGGIMFISQLYEGSISDKQIVQRSGFLDILDKKVMVGEIKKGDGIMADKGFDIQNDLKKLGLQLNIPPFLKDKVGFEEDDVIKTQTIARHRIHVERAICKVRRFRIFHSVIPVSMLGCINQIWTVACLLSNFQNPVFA, encoded by the exons ATGCCTCACTATTGTTGCGCCGGAGAATGCTATAATAGCTCTAATCAAAAGGGTCTCTCATGGCATAAATTACCAGTAAATCGGCCGACCTTATTGTCTGTCTGGATAACGAAAATGAGACGAGATCCTCGATATTTGAACGTTAACGAGCACACCAAGATATGCGGCGAACACTTTGTAATAGGAGACTACGTGAATCCTTATTCAGTGAAAAAACGACTCAAGGACGTTGCAGTTCCTTCGATTTTTGCGTGGAATAAAGGTAAAAATCAGTCTGAGAAAAGACGTTCTGTTACCGAAAAGCTGGAGGCAATCAGAACTGAGGAGGATGAAGCAACAAACACTGCATCCGAGGGAGAAGGCGACCCCGTCACAAGCAGTTCTGGAAAAGACCTTGGTTTAGTTTCACGAAAAACACAAACATATGAAGATGACATGTGCTCTTCGTCAGATGATCATTGGCGAATTCCCTGCTCACATAAATTTTCTATAGGTCATTTGCTTTCGAAATGCACGACGCCTAAGGAAGAGGAAAAGCTGTTTACTCACTTTACTGGATTTAATTCTCATG aaacaatgtttgatggtgATTGTGATGACCCAGGCGATTTTAACGATGAAGAACAAAATGACATCTGTTTAACACGTCCTACAGCACACAAACTGCCAGTTGAGGATGAGTACCTTCTGGTATTAATGAAACTTCGAATGGGTTTAAGCGTCGTTGATCTGGGAGAAAGGTTCAATATTGCCGAGAGTACAGTTAATAATATATTCCTTACCTGGATAAACTATCTGTATGTCACACTTGGAAGCATTAAAATGTGGCCACATAGGgatattattttacaaaacgCACCTGCAGAATTCTTGGAGAAGTATCCAAATAACATTGTCATTATTGATGCAACTGAACTGAAGATTGAAGTCCGAAGTGCACTTCAGAAGCACAGTGAAAGTTATAGTACATACAAGTCTCACACAACATTAAAATGTCTTCTTGGTGTTGATCCCAAAGGTGGGATCATGTTTATATCTCAACTTTATGAGGGCTCTATTAGTGATAAGCAAATAGTTCAGAGAAGTGGTTTCCTAGATATCCTAGATAAAAAAGTAATGGTtggtgaaataaaaaaaggggatggAATCATGGCTGACAAAGGTTTTGATATTCAAAATGATTTAAAGAAACTAGGTTTGCAACTTAACATCCCTCCCTTTTTGAAAGACAAGGTTGGTTTTGAAGAAGATGATGTTATTAAAACCCAAACAATTGCAAGGCACCGCATACATGTGGAGAGAGCTATTTGCAAGGTTAGAAGGTTCCGAATATTTCATTCAGTCATTCCAGTTTCTATGTTGGGATGTATAAATCAAATATGGACAGTGGCTTGCCTATTGTCAAATTTCCAAAACCCCGTTTTTGCATGA